One genomic window of Clostridium taeniosporum includes the following:
- a CDS encoding TspO/MBR family protein: protein MRNEKIKTKKIFFIPLILSIGIPLFVAWIINIIMPYMGELYKSLNKPFFAPPEGIFPIVWTVIYILMGIACYRVYIFKYKGIDTSSAVFTYSIQLLLNFLWVFIFFGLRLYGIAFIEILILLLFVTLTFIKFYNKDKISGFLFIPYLIWIIYAGVLNFYIWMLNEM, encoded by the coding sequence ATGAGAAATGAAAAAATTAAAACTAAAAAGATATTTTTTATACCTCTAATATTGTCTATAGGTATACCTTTATTTGTAGCTTGGATTATAAATATAATAATGCCTTACATGGGAGAGTTATATAAAAGTTTAAATAAGCCTTTTTTTGCACCACCAGAGGGCATTTTCCCTATTGTATGGACAGTAATCTATATATTGATGGGTATAGCCTGTTATAGGGTTTATATATTTAAATATAAGGGTATTGATACAAGCTCTGCTGTATTTACTTATTCCATACAATTATTATTAAATTTTTTATGGGTTTTTATATTTTTTGGATTAAGATTATATGGAATAGCTTTTATTGAGATTTTGATATTATTATTATTTGTTACTTTAACATTTATAAAATTTTATAATAAAGATAAGATTTCTGGATTTTTGTTTATTCCATATTTAATATGGATT
- a CDS encoding sensor histidine kinase produces MSKIEQCLSLFSLNIDKDKKINFLSIEMIIYLIYNIYFYLSKQYKLYFLVNTLIYLAIALAIFYICLIKENIIKNLFIEYISFELFLVGVILALKLSGLILKFNMTSNNRYIYLGIIIYYFELTLQCLGFYFTNKKRDIRTTLPIFIIIFLITFTIMNCNFHKFIYDNIKILIMFSIVSTFIISCVLINIIKALENFKNLTSKDFIEDLKIYVILRYLGYIASMVLISTNKSTIVNGGLKLLAFYVLFKGVVNYMINNPMKNMKISLERTHEVNLELHRTLKKRNRILNDTNIMIEKSESNYNKLIDSVYDGVLLFFNNELKYINKAGLKLLDDIDKENILGISLEKFILDNFKVTFSSSNKKEICINDIKLKNTDILVTLFIIDIDENNKLLYVHDVTEFNKTKDMKNKLEKYLKEEELKKQFFSNISHELRTPINLIYSAIQLNEIYLKQKKVDNISKNNEIIKQNSLRLIRTISNFIDTNRVSEGYLKPDFKTYNIVEVVENITIACNKYIDKAEIGLTFDSEKEEIYVKCDKDMIERIILNILSNSVKYGQKDSHINVLISTIDNDNLVEIKIENNGRRIDENTIPHIFDKFTRINKSLNRPKEGSGLGLFLSKSLTELQGGELTLELDEKENLFVINFPITDDVNYSEINCDLEIKNIEEKVDIEFSDIYMD; encoded by the coding sequence ATGAGTAAAATAGAACAATGTTTATCTTTATTTAGTTTAAACATAGATAAAGATAAAAAAATAAATTTTTTATCTATTGAAATGATAATCTATTTAATTTACAATATATATTTTTATTTAAGCAAACAGTATAAATTATATTTTTTAGTTAATACATTAATATATTTAGCAATTGCATTAGCTATTTTTTATATATGTTTAATTAAAGAAAATATAATTAAAAATTTATTTATTGAATATATATCATTTGAACTTTTTTTGGTAGGAGTGATATTAGCACTAAAGTTATCAGGACTAATTTTAAAATTTAATATGACTTCAAACAATCGGTATATATATTTGGGTATCATAATATATTACTTTGAACTTACATTACAATGTTTAGGATTTTATTTTACAAATAAGAAACGAGATATAAGAACAACTCTCCCAATTTTTATAATAATATTTCTTATAACATTTACAATAATGAATTGTAATTTTCATAAATTTATATATGATAATATAAAAATTTTAATTATGTTTTCTATAGTAAGTACATTTATAATTAGCTGTGTACTTATAAATATAATAAAAGCTTTAGAAAATTTTAAAAATTTAACTAGCAAAGATTTTATAGAAGATCTAAAGATATATGTAATTTTGAGGTATTTAGGTTATATAGCCAGTATGGTATTAATCAGCACAAATAAATCCACAATAGTAAATGGAGGATTAAAGCTACTAGCATTTTATGTTTTATTTAAAGGAGTAGTAAATTATATGATTAATAATCCTATGAAAAACATGAAGATAAGTTTAGAACGTACACATGAGGTGAATTTAGAACTTCATAGAACGCTAAAAAAACGTAATCGAATATTAAATGACACTAATATTATGATAGAAAAAAGCGAAAGCAATTATAATAAACTAATAGATTCAGTATATGATGGTGTTCTTTTATTTTTTAATAATGAGCTTAAATACATAAATAAAGCTGGATTAAAGTTGTTAGATGATATAGATAAAGAAAATATTTTAGGAATTAGTTTAGAAAAATTTATTTTAGATAATTTTAAGGTTACTTTTTCAAGTAGTAATAAAAAAGAAATATGTATAAATGATATTAAATTAAAAAATACAGATATATTAGTAACATTGTTTATAATAGATATAGACGAGAATAATAAATTATTATATGTTCATGATGTAACTGAATTTAATAAAACTAAGGATATGAAAAATAAATTAGAGAAATATTTAAAAGAAGAGGAATTAAAGAAACAATTTTTTTCTAATATTTCACATGAGTTACGTACTCCAATAAATTTAATATACTCAGCTATACAACTTAATGAAATTTATTTAAAGCAGAAAAAAGTAGATAATATAAGTAAGAATAATGAAATAATAAAGCAAAATTCTTTAAGGCTAATAAGAACTATTAGTAATTTTATAGATACTAATAGAGTTTCAGAAGGATATCTTAAGCCTGATTTTAAAACTTATAATATTGTTGAGGTAGTAGAAAATATAACTATTGCATGTAATAAATATATAGATAAAGCAGAAATCGGTTTAACTTTTGATTCTGAAAAAGAAGAAATCTATGTAAAATGTGATAAAGATATGATAGAAAGAATTATATTAAATATTTTATCTAATTCTGTTAAATATGGTCAAAAGGATAGTCATATAAATGTATTAATAAGCACAATAGATAATGATAATTTAGTTGAAATAAAGATAGAGAATAATGGACGTAGAATTGATGAGAATACAATACCTCATATATTTGATAAATTTACACGAATCAATAAATCTCTTAATAGACCTAAAGAGGGAAGTGGATTAGGATTATTTTTGAGTAAATCTTTAACAGAATTACAAGGGGGAGAGCTTACTTTAGAATTGGATGAAAAAGAAAATTTATTTGTAATAAATTTTCCTATTACTGATGATGTTAATTATTCAGAAATAAATTGTGATTTAGAGATTAAAAATATAGAGGAAAAGGTAGATATAGAATTTTCAGATATATATATGGATTGA
- a CDS encoding sensor histidine kinase, protein MGLVLYYEIFDIISMVIFLSCVECFLIYKIFINDDSKLYNSISINISLVLVAVIPITCFFSLFMYPLNGYLLRFREILLLCVFNVFFSVFFKNFMRNPYKELAESLNKKNKILDELSEDIFLKNKELEISILNLKNKEYLYETFFRFMPHPIILISLENNRILFANKAFLNLINVNNLRDVINKKINKYIHFVTSNNNNNSSLTFNAILSSKTEERFVNAKFLSMYKDRLEDLILIEDNTSKVLTEEIKKEVESRMVEERIRTEFLSSISHDLKTPINVIYSSIQVQRIYSNKNDIKSLEKYNSISKMNCISLIKLTNNLIDMSKINSNFLMPNLEKINVIETTEDIVTSLVDYAQSNNVEIIFNTNTEESYLQLDYEFLQRIILNLISNSIKYTLNNGKIIIDILDKEDKVKIYIIDNGCGMSEEFIKEAFCKYSMDKYAKNAKNGTGIGLYVVKKLVELQSGEIDIKSKLGNGTKITITFPKENLNE, encoded by the coding sequence TTGGGCTTAGTTTTATACTATGAAATATTTGACATAATATCAATGGTTATTTTTTTAAGCTGTGTTGAATGTTTTTTAATATACAAAATTTTTATTAATGATGATTCTAAATTATATAATTCCATAAGTATAAATATTTCTTTAGTATTAGTAGCAGTAATACCAATAACATGTTTTTTTAGTTTATTTATGTATCCATTAAATGGATACTTGTTAAGGTTTAGAGAAATATTGCTTTTATGTGTATTTAATGTATTCTTTAGTGTATTTTTTAAAAATTTTATGAGAAATCCTTACAAAGAATTGGCTGAATCATTAAACAAGAAGAATAAAATATTAGATGAATTGTCAGAAGATATATTTTTAAAGAATAAGGAATTAGAGATATCTATCTTAAATTTAAAAAATAAGGAATATTTATATGAAACATTTTTTAGATTTATGCCTCATCCTATAATATTAATTAGTTTAGAAAATAATAGAATATTATTTGCTAATAAAGCATTTTTGAATTTAATTAATGTAAACAACTTAAGGGATGTAATTAATAAAAAAATAAACAAATATATACATTTTGTAACTTCTAATAATAATAATAATAGTAGCCTTACTTTTAATGCTATTTTAAGCTCTAAAACTGAAGAAAGATTTGTTAATGCTAAATTTTTATCAATGTATAAAGATAGATTAGAAGATTTAATTTTAATAGAAGACAATACATCAAAAGTATTAACAGAAGAAATAAAAAAAGAAGTTGAAAGTAGAATGGTAGAGGAGAGAATAAGAACAGAATTTTTATCAAGCATAAGTCATGACTTAAAAACTCCAATAAACGTTATATATTCATCTATACAAGTTCAAAGAATATATAGTAATAAAAATGATATAAAGTCATTAGAAAAATATAATTCCATATCTAAAATGAATTGTATATCATTAATAAAATTGACTAACAATTTAATTGATATGTCAAAGATAAACTCAAATTTTTTAATGCCTAATTTGGAGAAAATTAATGTTATTGAAACAACAGAAGACATAGTTACATCACTTGTAGATTATGCACAAAGTAATAATGTAGAAATAATATTTAACACTAATACTGAAGAGAGTTACTTACAGTTAGATTATGAGTTTTTACAAAGAATAATTTTAAACTTAATATCTAATTCTATAAAATATACTTTAAACAATGGAAAGATAATAATTGATATATTAGATAAAGAAGATAAAGTTAAAATATATATAATAGATAATGGCTGTGGAATGAGTGAAGAATTTATAAAAGAAGCATTTTGTAAATATTCTATGGATAAATACGCTAAAAATGCTAAAAATGGGACAGGTATAGGATTGTATGTTGTTAAAAAATTAGTTGAGTTGCAATCAGGTGAAATTGATATAAAAAGTAAACTTGGCAATGGAACAAAGATAACAATAACATTTCCGAAGGAGAATTTAAATGAGTAA
- a CDS encoding YhgE/Pip domain-containing protein: protein MKNIFRIYKRDIVTIATNWAALIMIIVLIIVPSLYSLINIKASWDPYGNTNGIKVAIIDEDKGTVFKEKDINLGEELVDKLKENDKMGWTFVDKETGKKGLLEEKYYATIEIPEDFSKDLTTLVEKDVKKPKLIYTVNEKKNIIAPKMTDAGIKVLKEQLDNNITRTISGAMFRACNEAGIDIQNNREHLRRIIDGIYELDENMPEIKELLYDSIEGTTNTSKLIKKSEEMIPVVNDSIDATKELIDSSQYYLDEIEGNLYDLSPLIGEELVNGENSLDVLGVTLANFDEKVLPDAFRKTFISLSDSSKNLQKIVKTAKYDLKTIKSNIDKISDMEIKLKQTSEEKSEGEELIKKDNKELKYLHSIQKDLKSVSRKISNVIDKLDLIYDRLDVVIDRAKEEVEKVDTDGIDVHALTDTRKILDDIHSLVVTLVDNYDSELVPTIKDGFKSIREISDSGLVLLEQGKGILPDVENLLGDFTKITDLSNEQLVKLQDKFPDIQDKVHKLAHKLKAVDDKEQIDELLDMITNNWDYQSMFMTSPVEIEDNRLFPWPNYGSTATPFYSVLCLWVGGLLASALLSLEAHGFNDGTVIKPYEMYLGKLLMFLSLALCQALVASLGALFMLGSYSLHPIMYIFYSIFVSTVFMTMIYTAGSLLDDAGKALIVVILVLQIGGTGGNFPIEVTPVLFQKIYPYLPFTYAISGMRQIMAGIVYPILLRDIKILSIFMVVSLILGISLKGTLNKNTAKLMGKLYESGILRH, encoded by the coding sequence ATGAAAAATATATTTAGAATTTATAAAAGAGATATAGTTACAATAGCAACTAATTGGGCAGCATTAATCATGATTATAGTGCTTATAATAGTTCCATCTTTATATTCATTAATAAATATAAAAGCATCATGGGATCCATATGGAAATACAAATGGAATTAAAGTAGCTATAATCGATGAAGATAAAGGAACTGTATTTAAAGAAAAAGACATAAATTTAGGAGAAGAATTAGTAGACAAGTTAAAAGAAAATGATAAAATGGGTTGGACCTTTGTAGATAAAGAAACAGGTAAAAAAGGATTACTGGAAGAAAAATATTACGCAACTATTGAAATACCAGAAGATTTTTCAAAGGATCTTACAACATTAGTGGAAAAAGACGTTAAAAAACCTAAATTGATATATACTGTAAATGAAAAGAAAAACATAATAGCACCTAAAATGACTGATGCAGGGATAAAAGTATTAAAAGAACAACTTGACAATAATATTACTAGAACTATATCGGGAGCCATGTTTAGAGCTTGTAATGAAGCTGGTATAGATATTCAAAATAATAGAGAACATCTTAGACGAATAATTGATGGTATATATGAATTAGATGAAAATATGCCAGAAATAAAAGAACTGTTGTATGATTCAATAGAAGGAACTACAAATACTTCTAAATTAATAAAGAAATCAGAAGAAATGATACCAGTAGTTAATGATAGTATTGATGCAACCAAAGAACTTATAGATAGTAGTCAGTATTATTTAGATGAAATAGAAGGAAATCTTTATGATTTATCACCACTAATAGGAGAAGAACTTGTTAATGGTGAAAATTCATTAGATGTTTTAGGAGTAACTTTGGCAAATTTTGATGAAAAAGTATTACCAGATGCCTTTAGGAAAACTTTTATATCTTTATCAGATTCATCGAAGAATTTACAGAAGATAGTTAAGACTGCTAAATATGATTTAAAAACTATAAAATCTAACATAGATAAAATAAGTGATATGGAAATAAAATTAAAACAAACATCAGAAGAGAAGAGTGAAGGTGAAGAGTTAATAAAGAAGGATAACAAAGAACTAAAATATTTACACAGTATTCAAAAAGACTTAAAAAGTGTAAGTAGAAAAATTTCAAATGTTATTGATAAATTAGATTTAATTTATGATAGACTTGATGTAGTAATTGATAGAGCGAAAGAGGAAGTAGAAAAAGTAGATACTGATGGAATAGATGTTCATGCATTAACAGATACAAGAAAAATATTAGATGATATACATTCATTAGTAGTAACTTTAGTAGATAATTATGATTCGGAACTTGTACCAACAATTAAAGATGGATTTAAATCAATTAGAGAAATATCCGATAGTGGTTTAGTGTTATTAGAACAAGGTAAGGGAATATTACCAGATGTAGAAAATTTACTTGGAGATTTTACTAAAATAACTGACTTATCTAATGAACAACTAGTTAAATTACAAGATAAATTTCCAGATATACAAGATAAAGTGCATAAATTAGCACATAAACTTAAAGCGGTAGATGACAAGGAACAAATAGATGAATTATTAGATATGATAACTAATAATTGGGATTATCAAAGTATGTTTATGACTAGTCCTGTTGAGATTGAAGATAATAGGTTATTTCCATGGCCAAATTATGGATCCACAGCTACACCTTTTTATAGTGTATTGTGTTTATGGGTTGGAGGTTTATTAGCATCAGCATTATTATCTTTAGAGGCACATGGATTTAATGATGGAACTGTAATTAAACCATATGAGATGTATTTAGGAAAATTATTAATGTTTTTATCATTAGCACTATGTCAAGCTTTAGTTGCAAGTTTAGGTGCATTATTTATGCTAGGAAGTTACTCATTGCATCCAATAATGTACATATTTTATTCTATATTCGTTAGTACTGTATTTATGACTATGATATATACAGCAGGAAGTTTACTAGATGATGCAGGAAAAGCTTTGATAGTAGTTATATTAGTATTACAAATTGGAGGAACAGGTGGTAATTTTCCAATAGAAGTTACACCAGTATTATTCCAAAAAATATATCCTTATTTACCATTTACTTATGCAATAAGTGGAATGAGGCAAATAATGGCGGGGATAGTATATCCTATATTACTAAGAGATATAAAAATACTAAGTATTTTTATGGTAGTATCATTAATTTTAGGTATATCTTTAAAAGGTACATTAAATAAAAATACTGCTAAATTAATGGGTAAATTATATGAAAGTGGAATATTAAGACATTAA
- a CDS encoding YhgE/Pip domain-containing protein, with product MKNIIRIFKRDFLNIFKNWIATVVVLGLMIIPSLYSLINIKASWDPYSSTSGIKVAVVNEDKGSIFRDQDINLGNELVENLEDNDKMGWTFVDKETAKNGLINEQYYAMIEIPENFSEDATTLVEKKVKRPKLIYTVNEKKNAIAPKITDAKVKSVKSELDDNIVKTASGVLFRALDEIGIEMDKHRSEYRDVIDEIYELDENMPELEKLLDSSIKGTVDLSDLIVKVNEILPNISNTIDITDDFFENVRGFFDKTEGGLSDISPLVKNDLLLAENILDTTSVELGNLEENIIPEVAKKTLISTSNTINSANTAVDGVESQLKNIKKFLDKVNKLDLSKFTLNSSDENYINELKKRAESIDGIKGNLKDISRKVSKAIDKLELLSDRLGIVKGRIDDEIDELNNGKELDTQAIADMKKILDDLHKEVTEIIDNYDSELVPSIEDGFSSIKVILDNTSSILQEGRDTIPDIEEILSVSSELADLSNEELLNLKDKFPEMKDKVHELADKLREFDEEDKFNEIFDMITNDWQIQSDFLASPVEIEDNRLFSWPNYGSAATPFYTILCLWIGGYMLSILLKTDANPIEEGKKLKSYEVYFGKLLLFLFIGIGQAIIASTGALFILGSYCLHPVLFILYTVFVSIIFMIIIYTAVSVFGNAGIIFGVVLLVIQVAGTNGNFPIEVNPEIFQKIFEFLPFTYAISGMRQIMVGIVYSILFRDMIILSIFMIASLIIGLTLRKTMNKKNEKFVEKLKESTIMNG from the coding sequence TAAGGTTGCAGTTGTAAATGAAGACAAGGGTTCTATATTTAGAGATCAAGATATAAATTTAGGTAATGAACTGGTTGAAAATTTAGAAGATAATGATAAAATGGGTTGGACTTTTGTTGATAAAGAAACAGCAAAAAACGGGCTTATAAATGAGCAATATTATGCCATGATTGAGATACCTGAAAATTTTTCAGAAGATGCAACTACATTAGTTGAAAAAAAAGTCAAAAGACCTAAGCTTATATATACTGTCAATGAGAAAAAAAATGCTATAGCTCCTAAAATAACTGATGCTAAAGTTAAGAGTGTTAAAAGTGAACTTGATGATAATATAGTAAAAACTGCTTCAGGAGTATTGTTTAGAGCTTTAGATGAAATAGGAATTGAGATGGACAAACATAGATCAGAGTATAGAGATGTAATAGATGAGATATATGAATTAGATGAAAATATGCCAGAACTTGAAAAATTATTAGATAGTTCTATAAAAGGTACAGTAGATTTATCAGATTTAATTGTAAAGGTTAATGAAATACTCCCTAATATATCTAACACAATTGATATAACAGATGATTTTTTTGAAAATGTTAGAGGTTTTTTTGATAAAACAGAAGGTGGATTATCTGATATATCACCATTAGTAAAGAATGATTTATTGTTAGCAGAAAACATACTTGATACTACAAGTGTAGAGCTTGGAAATCTTGAGGAAAACATAATACCAGAAGTAGCTAAAAAAACATTAATATCAACATCTAATACAATTAATTCTGCAAATACAGCAGTTGATGGGGTTGAGTCTCAACTTAAAAATATAAAGAAATTTTTAGATAAAGTAAATAAATTAGATCTTTCAAAATTTACACTTAATAGTAGTGATGAAAACTATATAAATGAATTAAAAAAGCGTGCCGAATCAATAGATGGTATAAAAGGAAATTTAAAAGATATTAGTAGAAAGGTATCAAAGGCTATAGATAAGTTAGAGTTATTAAGTGATAGATTGGGTATAGTAAAAGGCAGAATTGATGATGAAATAGATGAATTGAATAATGGGAAAGAATTAGACACTCAAGCTATTGCTGATATGAAAAAGATACTAGATGATCTTCATAAAGAAGTTACTGAAATTATAGATAATTATGATTCAGAACTTGTGCCATCAATTGAAGATGGATTTAGTTCAATTAAAGTTATACTAGATAATACATCTAGTATTTTACAAGAAGGTAGAGATACTATTCCAGATATTGAAGAAATTTTAAGTGTATCATCGGAATTAGCAGATTTGTCAAATGAAGAATTACTTAATTTAAAAGATAAATTTCCAGAAATGAAGGATAAAGTACATGAATTAGCTGATAAACTTAGGGAATTTGATGAAGAAGATAAATTTAATGAAATATTTGATATGATAACTAATGATTGGCAAATTCAAAGTGATTTTTTAGCAAGTCCAGTTGAAATTGAAGATAATAGATTATTTTCATGGCCTAATTATGGTTCAGCAGCTACACCATTCTATACCATTTTATGTTTATGGATAGGTGGGTATATGTTATCTATATTATTAAAAACAGATGCAAATCCTATTGAAGAAGGTAAAAAATTAAAATCTTATGAAGTATATTTTGGTAAATTATTATTATTCTTATTTATTGGTATAGGACAAGCAATAATTGCTAGTACAGGCGCACTGTTTATTTTAGGTTCATATTGCTTACATCCCGTATTATTTATATTATATACTGTATTTGTTAGTATTATATTTATGATAATAATTTATACAGCTGTAAGTGTTTTTGGAAATGCAGGAATAATATTTGGTGTTGTTTTATTAGTAATTCAGGTTGCAGGAACAAATGGAAACTTCCCTATAGAAGTTAATCCAGAAATATTTCAAAAAATATTTGAATTTTTACCATTTACATATGCAATAAGTGGTATGAGGCAAATAATGGTAGGAATAGTTTATTCAATATTATTTAGAGATATGATTATATTAAGCATATTTATGATTGCATCACTTATTATCGGATTAACCCTTAGAAAAACAATGAATAAAAAGAATGAAAAGTTTGTTGAAAAGCTAAAAGAAAGCACAATAATGAATGGTTGA